In a genomic window of Amblyomma americanum isolate KBUSLIRL-KWMA chromosome 4, ASM5285725v1, whole genome shotgun sequence:
- the LOC144129075 gene encoding proton channel OtopLc-like, with protein sequence MSDTGRYEGGDAAKVLGMKMVHRKCELATTKDNIQLDSFVGTPELAEYRKGLQKMRSSSVRTADVAGAKPALTIAFRPRSSSMPCATGRLRRQERRRVQSRSFSVDLSRKQNEDMLWSNLASLLSYIYATLIVVFGGVMTVLQPSLRIGRHTIELDDAFACTVCVLGLLWLVFLHMDLAFHDARRSRAPTMSCGRGSDSSSSGSDHRNSGSDAESVVTKDALDWKGCYLGQPNGYTYLTGRHSGSFYLKAGMTVFCCGHLIHEGLLLGQEIIAWMHAGEVCTDIALLLVHTLRPLFSFYQLYFLFKYSNIVINRWLILAKFGIMHCFATTLAFWFRTIVNDAYGDVIKASKAKNAGASALRANVSFLGGELYFSERPHFESNWSCAVADLFSPAYMRPVPYLYPFTIEFNLVLAGVWFIVLQNLGTSAHRHCYRSKTGCSAVTQEVAENNLVISADCHSANRGLFAGFVVLLVSIVVMVIFYVALLDERYSSTGVAVYLGQEGVLVALAFVACLLAYGRVATLDVNGHPITMLDDFLLFIPIPFYFVHATLVVIAELEEGGSYVRMALQLFSVVQVVTQTPLIIDGLRRCSNSPALRYKKPGREIVSFLIVLNITMWIVYTFESKAVGKFFMGTGYFGLRAWVFVEHTTVPLMLFYRFHSSVCLADIWKSAYEAE encoded by the exons ATGTCGGACACCGGGCGGTACGAAGGGGGGGATGCGGCGAAGGTGCTCGGCATGAAGATGGTGCACCGAAAATGCGAGCTGGCTACGACAAAGGACAACATCCAACTGGATTCATTCGTCGGCACTCCGGAGCTTGCG GAGTACCGCAAGGGCCTGCAGAAGATGCGTTCGTCTAGCGTGCGCACCGCGGACGTCGCAGGCGCCAAACCGGCGCTGACGATAGCGTTCCGACCGCGCTCCTCTTCCATGCCCTGCGCGACGGGTCGCTTGCGGCGCCAGGAGCGCCGAAGGGTCCAGAGCCGCTCCTTCTCAGTGGACCTTAGCCGGAAGCAGAACGAGGACATGCTCTG GAGCAACCTGGCCTCTTTGCTGAGCTACATCTACGCCACCCTCATCGTGGTGTTCGGAGGGGTGATGACTGTCCTACAGCCTTCGCTCAGGATAGGCCGACACACGATCGAACTCGACGAT GCGTTCGCGTGCACAGTGTGTGTGCTGGGTCTTCTGTGGCTGGTGTTCCTGCACATGGACCTGGCTTTTCACGATGCGCGCCGCTCTCGAGCACCGACCATGTCCTGCGGGCGCGGCTCCGacagcagcagtagcggcagtGACCACCGTAACAGCGGCAGCGACGCCGAGTCGGTGGTCACCAAGGACGCCCTGGACTGGAAGGGCTGCTACTTGGGACAGCCCAACGGGTACACGTACCTCACTGGAAGACACAGCGGCAGCTTCTACCTCAAGGCCGGCATGACGG TGTTTTGCTGCGGCCACCTGATTCACGAGGGCCTGCTGCTGGGCCAGGAGATCATCGCGTGGATGCACGCCGGGGAGGTGTGCACCGACATCGCCCTGCTCCTGGTGCATACGCTGCGACCGCTCTTCTCGTTCTACCAGCTCTACTTCCTCTTCAAGTACTCCAAC ATCGTAATAAACCGGTGGCTAATCCTGGCGAAATTCGGCATCATGCATTGCTTTGCCACCACCCTTGCTTTCTGGTTTCGCACCATTGTTAACGACGCCtacggtgacgtcatcaaggctTCCAAGGCCAAGAACGCCGGCGCTAGCGCCCTGCGAGCAAACGTCAGCTTTTTAG GAGGCGAGCTGTACTTCTCCGAGCGACCCCATTTCGAGAGCAACTGGAGCTGCGCTGTGGCCGACCTGTTCTCCCCGGCGTACATGCGGCCCGTGCCGTACCTCTACCCGTTCACCATCGAGTTCAACCTGGTGCTTGCCGGAGTCTGGTTCATCGTGCTCCAGAACCTGGGCACGTCTGCCCACAGGCACTGCTACCGCTCCAAGACAGGCTGCAGTGCTGTCACCCAGGAGGTGGCCGAGAACAACCTCGTCATCAGCGCCGACTGCCACTCGGCCAACCGGGGTCTGTTCGCGGGCTTCGTCGTCCTCCTCGTCTCCATCGTGGTCATGGTCATCTTCTACGTGGCGCTGCTTGACGAGAG GTACAGCAGCACCGGCGTCGCCGTCTACCTGGGCCAGGAGGGCGTGCTAGTGGCGCTGGCCTTCGTCGCCTGCCTGCTGGCGTACGGCCGCGTGGCCACCTTGGACGTCAACGGGCATCCCATCACGATGCTGGACGACTTCCTGCTCTTCATCCCCATCCCCTTCTACTTTGTCCACGCCACGCTGGTGGTCATCGCCGAGCTGGAAGAGGGAGGCAGCTACGTCCGCATGGCGCTCCAG CTCTTCTCCGTGGTGCAAGTTGTCACCCAGACGCCACTCATCATCGACGGGTTGCGAAGGTGCAGCAACAGTCCCGCGCTGCGCTACAAGAAACCCGGCCGGGAAATCGTGTCGTTCCTCATCGTGCTCAACATCACCATGTGGATCGTGTACACCTTCGAGAGCAAGGCCGTCGGCAAGTTCTTCATGGGCACGGGGTACTTCGGCCTGCGCGCATGGGTCTTCGTCGAGCACACCACTGTGCCGCTGATGCTTTTCTACCGGTTTCACTCTTCCGTCTGCCTCGCCGATATCTGGAAATCCGCCTACGAAGCCGAATGA